From the genome of Triticum aestivum cultivar Chinese Spring chromosome 3B, IWGSC CS RefSeq v2.1, whole genome shotgun sequence, one region includes:
- the LOC123066855 gene encoding uncharacterized protein, with translation MGDGGTNRGGVMVDLVASGSSGFCQGRICVVLLGFKRPSLIGCVMAEGVLLLEMLPFCCVNEGGCVNDQLSDVHSAWHAGRRSTRHVDRGAVSSSHEDFPVNSSYCWRRPGSGYT, from the exons ATGGGCGATGGTGGGACGAACAGAGGCGGCGTGATGGTGGACCTGGTGGCTTCTGGTTCGTCTGGCTTCTGCCAGGGGCGTATTTGCGTCGTCCTCCTGGGGTTCAAGCGGCCGTCATTAATCGGGTGCGTAATGGCGGAAGGCGTCCTGCTGCTCGAGATGCTGCCGTTCTGCTGCGTTAATGAGGGAGGGTGCGTCAATGATCAGCTGTCCGATGTTCACTCTGCTTGGCATGCCGGTCGGCGTTCTACTCGCCATGTAGATCGTG GAGCTGTGTCTTCATCGCACGAAGATTTTCCTGTCAATAGTTCATACTGTTGGCGTCGTCCCGGCAGCGGCTACACATGA